Part of the Ignatzschineria larvae DSM 13226 genome, AAAACCACAGTTTTATCAACTTCAAGGACAAGAAGCCTTACGTTATCAAATTCCATTAGAGAATGCCGACATTAGACTCAATGCCATTCAACAATTACTCGATCTGCTGATATGAGTGAGTTATATCAAGTTATTATAGTGTTATAAAAAAGCGATAAGGCTTAAATCTCTTGCAAAAAGTAGAAATTAGTAGAAATTGCTTGTGATAAGATAATTTGTAAATATGATAAACAAAATTTAATCAACAATTTTAAAATCAATAACTATATTAAAAAATAGATATCCCGGCATTGATGCCGAGATGCTCGCAGAAGGATTTATGTTATGAAACAACTCTCGATTGTTATTTTGGCTGCAGGACTGGGCTCTCGTATGAAATCAGAGCTTCCAAAACCGCTTCATAAAATTGGTGGAAAACCAATGTTAGAGCATGTGCTCCACTGCGCGCGCCAATTAAATCCTGATCGGTTAATTGTGGTTTATGGTCATCGCGGAGAGGAACTTAAAGCTGCTTTTACCCATCATGATGATATTACTTGGGCTAAACAGGAGACTTTTGAAGGTACTGGCGATGCAATGAAATATGCCCTCCCACATACGATCGAAGGTTCAACCGTATTAGTACTCTATGGGGATACCCCATTGATTCAAGCACCTACCTTACAAAAACTCATCGATAATGCCGAGAAAACACGTCTTAATTGGCTTATTTCCACTGTCGAAAATCCAATGGGTTATGGCCGGATTATCCGCGACCATAACCATCATATGATTGCGATCATCGAAGAGAAAGATGCAAATGAGACCGAAAAAGAGATCAAAGAGATCAATACCGGTATTTTTGCCATCTGCCAAAGTTTCTTAAAAGAAGCGCTTCCTCAGATCAATAATAACAATCAACAACAAGAGTATTATCTAACAGATGTTGCCAAACTTGCAGTCAAAAATGGTATTACAATACATACCTTTGAAGAGAATCCTGCCCTAATTCAAGGCGTCAACGATCGCGTACAACTCGCAACCCTTGAGCGTTACTATCAAAAAGAGATGGCCAAACAATTGATGCTCAATGGCATTACGATCGATGATCCGGAATCATTAACCATTCGAGGTACAATAAAGAATGACCTTGATTGTCATATTGAACCGAATGTTATATTAGAGGGAAATATTGTCCTCGGTAAAAATGTCACGATTCGTACCGGCTCTGTTCTGAAAGATGTTGTGATTGGCGATAATACGACAATCCATCCTTACTCTGTTATTGAGAAGGCTTCCATTGGTAAAAATGCGGATGTTGGACCATTTGCTCGCGTACGAGAAAATAGTAAACTCGGCGATCATACACGCGTGGGGAACTTTGTAGAGACTAAAAATACCACTCTTGGAAATGGTTCAAAAGCAGGTCATCTTGCTTATCTTGGCGATGCAACTATCGGTGTTGAGAGTAATATTGGGGCCGGTACTATTACCTGCAATTATGATGGTACTTTAAAACATCGCACTATTATCGGCGATCATGTCTTTATTGGTTCTAATAGCTCACTAGTCGCACCGGTTACTATTGGTGATCATGCTTCAACGGCTGCGGGGGCGATTGTTCCCAAAGATGTGAAAGCACATACGCTGATTCGTAATCGTCTAGAGATCCTTGAGAAAGAGAAATAAATTCATCAAATAACACCATCATCCATCGAATAAATCTAATAAAGATATAACATTTTGATATTAAAAATCTTTATCTAGTGAATGGGATTGTGTTTTAGATCATAAGTCAATTATAAAGTTATACATGCTCATTATCTTTGATGATATAATGACGCTAATATAGATTTATTACACATTGCTGTATCGAATAAGTGTGCTGAGCAAAAATCATTTATTGAAGCAGCTTAATTTTCAGTAAATAGCATACTCATAAGGAGCTTAGTATGAAAAAATTACTCGTTGTTGCTGCTGCATTTGCAGCTTTGACTGCCCCAACTTTTGCACAGGTTGATCCTGAACTTGCAAGCGCTTCAGGTTGCTTTGCTTGTCACCGCCAAGATCAAAAACTCATCGGCCCTAGCTATGATGAAGTTTATGAGAAATATCAAAATGATGATGGTGCTGAAGCTTATCTCGTTGAGAAAGTAAAAACAGGTGGTTCAGGTGTTTGGGGACCTATTCCTATGGCTCCTAACTTACATGTGCCAGAAGCAACGATTCAGTTACTCGTACAACAAATTCTTCATAAAGCAAACTAATTTAAGAAACGTGATTTTATAGGTCACACTTATAGTTGTAAGCTTAATAATGAGTCATCGAAATAGAAACACCCTGAAAAATTCAGGGTGTTTTTTTCATGAATCATGATTTATAGTAAGGTCGGCTCAAAATAAGCCCATTTAAATGCCGGCACATCGGTTGTAAAAAGAAAGATAGCCATTCTATCCGGCATCTTGCAAGTGTTGTTTAGTGCGATTTGATGTTCTCTTAAAGTTCCACACTAACTACATAAAAACCATTTTTCTTAAACCAAATTTACGATAGATCTATTCCTCACTATTCTCTTTTGCCCACAGTATTTCAAGTGCATCAATGACTTCATCACTACTATCTACAATCTGAAATTTATTGAGATCATTCTCAGCAATTAACCCCTCAGTGACTAATGTGGTTTTAAACCAAGCAAATAACGGTGCCCAAAAAGCACTATCCACGAGAATAATCGGTTTAACAGCCATCTTTTTCGTCTGCATTAAAGTAATGGCTTCAATCAGTTCATCTAAAGTACCGAAGCCTCCTGGCAGACAGATATAAGCTTCAGAATAGGCCATAAAGATCGTTTTACGCGTTAAAAAATGCTCGAAAGAGAGAGAGAGATCTTGATACTCATTCGGAAACTGTTCTTTAGGGAGCTTAATATTAAGTCCAATAGAAAGACCATTTCCTGCTTTACAGCCGCTATTACCCGCTTTCATAATCCCAGGGCCACCGCCCGTAATAATCGCAACACCTCTTCTCGACAACTTTTCAGCAATTTCAAATGCTAATCGATAAGCAGGGCTCTCTTCAGTGAGACGCGCAGAACCAAAAATACTCACAGAAGGGCCTATATTATCCAGTTTCTCAGAAGCCGCATTCAACTCTGCAACCACTAGATCAATATCAAATAAATGGGGTCTTGGCTTAAAATTAGCAAGCGATCTGAAAGCTAATTTTCCCTCTTTTCCTATATTCCCCTGCTCTGTACGTTGTTCCACGCGATACTCCTTTTTTATGATCTTTTATGATGTTAACAATGATGGTCATGATACATTCATCATAAGCGCTTTAGCATAACCGATCTTAACTATCGACTCAATGTATCTAGTGAATGTTGTAGATAAACATCGAATCGTGTGTTCGGCGACTCAACTGAGTGGCTAGGTTTTAAATCTGCCACAAATTCCGCTCCCTTTGGTCGCTTCACAACAACACGTGGGACACCACTTGTAAGCGCATTTTTAAGTAGCAACTCATTATCTAAATCCGCACCCACTAAATTACGAATAATCCGAAGCTCCTTTTTGACTAGCGCCGATTTTTTCCGCTCAGGATACATAGGATCCATATAAATCACATCCGCTAAAGGAACAGCTATATCACTCATTTGCGTCTCTTGATGATCTCTGTTTTGCAAAAAAGCAATTGCATCTTCGGGCATTAAATATAGATATGGATCTACTGCAGTACCAATATCTGCCTGCCCCACAGGTTGCGAAAGCTGTGCTAAGCCATACTGTAGTAAGGTCTGCAGTACAGGATTACGCTCAAACATGAGTACTTGTAAACCTGCAAAATAGAGGAGCGCTGAATCCCGCCCGAGCCCTGCAGTCAAATCCCAAATCCGTTGCCGCTCCGTACTCTTCCAACCTACTGCACGAAGCAAGGGTTCTTGCGCTTTATTGAGTTTTTGCATCCGATATTGTAGCTTTTTAGAAGTAAAATCGATCTCTAGATTCCCAGCTTCTAAATCTTGCCAATAAAATCGTGCGCCATCCCAAATAAAACGGTTAATATCCGATTGATTCGAGTGTGAAGTATGATCTAAGCAATAGGCCTCAAAATCTTGTAATTCAATCTTTAAAGAGGTGGGCAATTGAATAGGATGCTCCAATCCTTTTTTGATTATTTCAAAAGGATATACGCTCTTTGGATATACGCTCTTTTGCTCCATCATCTTACCCCCATATCGATCATCATTATAGACTTATTCACCGTTTTCCCCTGAGTTATCTACAAAGTTATCCACAGGATATCCTCACTCTGTAAATGACTGTTCCTATTGCCGGAAAGTAGTATAACGGTTTTCGACTGAAAGATAACAACTATCCCCTATAAATATAGTAAATTTGGTTTAAGAAAAATAGTTTTTAAGCAGCTAGCATCGGATTTTAAAAAGAACATAAAACTGCGTATTGAACGACACTTGCAAGATGCCGGATAGAACAGCTTCCTTGCCTCGATCAACCGATGCGCCGGCATTTCAATAATGCCTTATTTTGAACCGATATTACTATAATGAGGAGAGCAAGCACCTCATCAATATTCGCTTATCAAGCTTCCCTTATCAATCCGCAATCTTATCTGCGCTCAGGTCGCATTCAGCGAGATGGTCGTACACCATCCCCGCAGCTTGAAGAAAAGCATAGGCTGTTCGACTACCAAAAAATTTAAATCCAAACTTTTTGAGCTCTTTTGCAATTTCATCAGATAGAGGTGTCGTAATAGGGCTTAACGCTTCAGGCTGATAAACGTTGATGATCGGTTTTCCGCCTACTTTTCCCCAAAAATAATCACTGAAAGAGCGATATTGTTGACAAAAAGAGAGATAACGCTCGGCATTATGAATCATTGCGCTAATCTTAAGCCGATTGCGAATGATGCCAGCATTTTGCATGAGTTGTTCGATATCAACATCATCCATTTGACTCATCAAAAGCGGATCAAATCCTCTGAAAGCTTTACGATAAGCCTCCCGTTTTGAAAGCACAGTCCACCATGAAAGTCCGGCATGTTGCGTTTCAAGCGCAAAAAGTTCCCATAACTCAGATTCACTCTTATTAGGATTACCCCATTCATCATCATGATAAGCTTGGTAGAGTGGTTGTGCGCCACACCACCGGCAACGATGAATGATCGATTTCTCTCCTCTTTCTACGCCCTTACTCATTCCTTTATGTTCCTCATTTACTTTCATTAATCGGAATATGAATGTTGAATATTATGACACGCTTCACCTATTCATTTTCATCTATTCATTCTTCCATTCGCACTTATACCCCCATGTTACAATCACTAAGTGATAATATGAATTATATAGACCATAAATACGGAGATATCCCTATATCTTCAACATTTTTTCCATCCTTTCAGGATGACGTTCTCCACGATTTAATTACTCGCTTGATAGCCACGATCAAGTGCTCGAAAAGCTAAACTCTCTGTTAAATGCCGACTATTAATATTCGTTTCCCCCTCAAGATCCGCTATCGTCCTTGCAACGCGCAAGATGCGATGATAACTTCTTGGGGAAAAATTGAGCCGTTTTTGTGCCATTTCGAGTAATTTCTGTTCAGTTTCTCCTAAATGACAATCTTGCTCAATATCTCGCACCGCAAGATCTGCATTCATCTTCCCTCGTCTTGTTAGTTGTTGTTGCCTTGCCCTTTCTACTCTAGCGCGAATCATCTCTGATGTTTCCCCTTGTTCACTACTTTGTAGCTCCTCGGTACTAATTCTCGGCACCTCCACATGCAAATCAATTCTATCTAACATAGGTCCCGATACACGCCCACGATAACGGGCAATGGCATAATCACTGCAGGTACAATCATGTACAGGATCACCATAATAACCACAAGGACAGGGATTCATGGCCGATAACAGTTGAAATTTAGCAGGAAAAGTGACCTGCTGCATCGCTCTAGAAAGATGAATAGAACCCGATTCCATAGGCTCCCGTAAAACCTCTAATACATGCCGGTTAAATTCCGGAAGTTCATCAAGAAAGAGAACACCATGATGCGCCAGTGAAATCTCCCCAGGCTTAGGGTAAGTTCCCCCACCCACTAGTGCCACAGAAGAAGCCGTATGGTGAGGCGTTCGATAGGGGCGAACGCCAAATTGTTCTGCTCGAAATCCTTGCCGACTCACAGAAGCAATCATCGCACTCTCAATCGCTTCTTCCCGCGTCATACTCGGCATAATTGTAATAAATCGCGAAGCAAGCATCGTCTTCCCCGTCCCCGGAGGCCCAATTAAAAGAAGATTATGCCCACCTGCCGCTGCGATCTCTAGCGCTCTTTTTGCGAAAAACTGTCCTTTTACTTCTGAAAAACAACGATTTTGAATCGAAGATTCTACAGTTATTTCCGGGGGGCGTGAAAGATCAATTCTCCCCTCTATAAAATCCACCACAGATCTTAGATCAGATGCCACTAAAAAACGATCATATTGCAGAAAGCCAATCTCTTCTGATCGCTCTTTAGGCACAATCAAAATTCCCTCTTCTTGCATGACCTGAATGGCGGTGGGGAGTAACCCATTAATAGGACGCAGTTCCCCTGTTAAAGCAAGCTCTCCGACAAACTCATAACGACTGACGTCAGAAGCAATCTGCCCTGATGCTTCTAATACCGCTAATGCAATGGGTAAATCATAGCGCCCACCCTCTTTAGGCAAATCAGCAGGGGAAAGATTAATGGTAATTTTTCGATTCGGAAATTCAAACCCTGAATTCACAATCGCCGCAATCACACGATCCTTACTCTCTTTCACCGCCGTCTCAGGCATTCCTACAATCGTAAATGCCGGCAAGCCATTACTAATATGTACCTCAACCCGCACTTCCGGTGCTGACAGAGCATCTAATGCCCGAGTATGAATTACTGAAACCATTATGTTCCTCTCTTACTACTAAAGATCTTTAATAGTAAGATTAGGTAAAATTACGGATTTAGGGGATTTTCGCCGAGAACAATTTTGTCAGTGAAGAAATAGCAAACTCACTTTACATACTTTCATGGTAAAATAGCTCTATTTTAATTAGACAATCAATAGAGTGATGGGCTATCGATATAGCTCACAACATTATTTAATCATTGTTTGTCTTAATCCTTATTCTTGATACAAGAGGTAAATTTATGGGATTTTTACAAGGTAAACGCGCACTTATCGTAGGATTAGCATCGAATCGTTCGATCGCTTGGGGAATTGCTAAGGCAATGCGTGAACAAGGCGCTGATTTAGCATTTAGTTTCCACGGCGAGCGATTAGAAGAGCGTGTCCGTAATATGGCAGCGGAACTTGAGTCTAATATCGTTTTCCCTTGCGATGTGGCAAGCGATAGTGAAATTGAGACATTGATGACATCTCTGCATGGGGTTTGGCCTGAAGGGTTTGATATTGTGATCCATTCTGTGGGTTTCGCGCCAAGAGAAGCGCTTGAAGGTAATTACCTTGATACTGTCACTCGTGAAAACTTCCAAATTGCGCATGATATCTCTTCTTATAGCTTCGCAGCGCTTGCAAAAGCAGCACGCCCTTATCTCCGTCCTGGCGCTTCACTCTTAACGCTCACCTATCTGGCAAGTGAACGCACAGTGCAAAACTACAACGTAATGGGATTAGCAAAAGCCTCGCTTGAAGCCAATGTCCGTTATATGGCAGCAGCTCTGGGTGCTGATGGTTTCCGAGTCAATGCTATTTCTGCGGGCCCTATTCGTACACTTGCGGCATCAGGAATTGCAAACTTTAAGAGCATGCTTTCAGCCTTTGAAGCAGCGGCTCCAATCGGTCGCTGTGTCACCATTGAAGAAGTGGGGAATGTTGCTGCATTCCTTTCATCAGATCTTGCATCAGGTGTCACTGGGGAAATCACCTATGTCGATGGTGGTTTCAATACTGTAATTGCAGGCATGTAATTAAGGCCTCATGACAATATTAGAATATTGCGTCAAGCCCAAATAGTCCTAATCCAAAGTAGACTTAGCCCCAAGAGATCACAAATAAACTCTTGGGGTTTTTATTTTATTTCAATAAGTTATTTTAATTAACTCATTGCAAACTGATAGTTGTCATTCTCGCCTTTTCATTTTTTATCTTTTTGTAACATTACAACAAGACATAAAAGTGAGAAGGCGTTTCTATTC contains:
- the glmU gene encoding bifunctional UDP-N-acetylglucosamine diphosphorylase/glucosamine-1-phosphate N-acetyltransferase GlmU, which encodes MKQLSIVILAAGLGSRMKSELPKPLHKIGGKPMLEHVLHCARQLNPDRLIVVYGHRGEELKAAFTHHDDITWAKQETFEGTGDAMKYALPHTIEGSTVLVLYGDTPLIQAPTLQKLIDNAEKTRLNWLISTVENPMGYGRIIRDHNHHMIAIIEEKDANETEKEIKEINTGIFAICQSFLKEALPQINNNNQQQEYYLTDVAKLAVKNGITIHTFEENPALIQGVNDRVQLATLERYYQKEMAKQLMLNGITIDDPESLTIRGTIKNDLDCHIEPNVILEGNIVLGKNVTIRTGSVLKDVVIGDNTTIHPYSVIEKASIGKNADVGPFARVRENSKLGDHTRVGNFVETKNTTLGNGSKAGHLAYLGDATIGVESNIGAGTITCNYDGTLKHRTIIGDHVFIGSNSSLVAPVTIGDHASTAAGAIVPKDVKAHTLIRNRLEILEKEK
- a CDS encoding c-type cytochrome, producing MKKLLVVAAAFAALTAPTFAQVDPELASASGCFACHRQDQKLIGPSYDEVYEKYQNDDGAEAYLVEKVKTGGSGVWGPIPMAPNLHVPEATIQLLVQQILHKAN
- a CDS encoding TIGR00730 family Rossman fold protein, yielding MEQRTEQGNIGKEGKLAFRSLANFKPRPHLFDIDLVVAELNAASEKLDNIGPSVSIFGSARLTEESPAYRLAFEIAEKLSRRGVAIITGGGPGIMKAGNSGCKAGNGLSIGLNIKLPKEQFPNEYQDLSLSFEHFLTRKTIFMAYSEAYICLPGGFGTLDELIEAITLMQTKKMAVKPIILVDSAFWAPLFAWFKTTLVTEGLIAENDLNKFQIVDSSDEVIDALEILWAKENSEE
- a CDS encoding class I SAM-dependent methyltransferase, whose product is MMEQKSVYPKSVYPFEIIKKGLEHPIQLPTSLKIELQDFEAYCLDHTSHSNQSDINRFIWDGARFYWQDLEAGNLEIDFTSKKLQYRMQKLNKAQEPLLRAVGWKSTERQRIWDLTAGLGRDSALLYFAGLQVLMFERNPVLQTLLQYGLAQLSQPVGQADIGTAVDPYLYLMPEDAIAFLQNRDHQETQMSDIAVPLADVIYMDPMYPERKKSALVKKELRIIRNLVGADLDNELLLKNALTSGVPRVVVKRPKGAEFVADLKPSHSVESPNTRFDVYLQHSLDTLSR
- a CDS encoding DNA-3-methyladenine glycosylase I translates to MSKGVERGEKSIIHRCRWCGAQPLYQAYHDDEWGNPNKSESELWELFALETQHAGLSWWTVLSKREAYRKAFRGFDPLLMSQMDDVDIEQLMQNAGIIRNRLKISAMIHNAERYLSFCQQYRSFSDYFWGKVGGKPIINVYQPEALSPITTPLSDEIAKELKKFGFKFFGSRTAYAFLQAAGMVYDHLAECDLSADKIAD
- a CDS encoding YifB family Mg chelatase-like AAA ATPase, translating into MMVSVIHTRALDALSAPEVRVEVHISNGLPAFTIVGMPETAVKESKDRVIAAIVNSGFEFPNRKITINLSPADLPKEGGRYDLPIALAVLEASGQIASDVSRYEFVGELALTGELRPINGLLPTAIQVMQEEGILIVPKERSEEIGFLQYDRFLVASDLRSVVDFIEGRIDLSRPPEITVESSIQNRCFSEVKGQFFAKRALEIAAAGGHNLLLIGPPGTGKTMLASRFITIMPSMTREEAIESAMIASVSRQGFRAEQFGVRPYRTPHHTASSVALVGGGTYPKPGEISLAHHGVLFLDELPEFNRHVLEVLREPMESGSIHLSRAMQQVTFPAKFQLLSAMNPCPCGYYGDPVHDCTCSDYAIARYRGRVSGPMLDRIDLHVEVPRISTEELQSSEQGETSEMIRARVERARQQQLTRRGKMNADLAVRDIEQDCHLGETEQKLLEMAQKRLNFSPRSYHRILRVARTIADLEGETNINSRHLTESLAFRALDRGYQASN
- a CDS encoding enoyl-ACP reductase FabI; amino-acid sequence: MGFLQGKRALIVGLASNRSIAWGIAKAMREQGADLAFSFHGERLEERVRNMAAELESNIVFPCDVASDSEIETLMTSLHGVWPEGFDIVIHSVGFAPREALEGNYLDTVTRENFQIAHDISSYSFAALAKAARPYLRPGASLLTLTYLASERTVQNYNVMGLAKASLEANVRYMAAALGADGFRVNAISAGPIRTLAASGIANFKSMLSAFEAAAPIGRCVTIEEVGNVAAFLSSDLASGVTGEITYVDGGFNTVIAGM